One segment of Niabella beijingensis DNA contains the following:
- a CDS encoding zinc-ribbon domain-containing protein, whose product MIIFGTRGKTLRTNAAPINCDHCGTKNSVYLSFAVRYFHIFWIPVFPTGKKGMTQCSHCKQVLYENQLPTALRPVFYSEKQKIKTPLKYYTGLLLVGVFALFVMYTGYTSSKNNKLYIKDPKIGDVYEVKEQPDKFTLYKVTAVTADSVALVVNNYAADRSSALYKLRRTHGTDYGSETISFSRNQLQSMFDGKQILNVKRE is encoded by the coding sequence TCGGCACCAGGGGAAAAACACTTAGAACGAATGCTGCTCCCATAAACTGCGATCACTGTGGAACAAAAAACAGCGTGTATCTAAGTTTTGCAGTACGTTATTTTCATATTTTCTGGATACCGGTTTTTCCAACGGGGAAAAAGGGGATGACACAGTGTTCCCACTGTAAACAGGTACTGTATGAAAACCAGTTGCCAACTGCATTGAGACCGGTCTTTTACTCCGAGAAACAAAAAATAAAAACACCTTTAAAATATTATACAGGTTTGTTGCTGGTAGGAGTATTCGCATTGTTTGTGATGTACACCGGGTATACCAGTTCAAAAAATAATAAGCTGTATATTAAAGATCCGAAAATAGGGGATGTATATGAAGTAAAGGAGCAACCCGATAAATTCACGCTATATAAGGTAACGGCTGTTACTGCGGATTCCGTGGCCTTGGTGGTCAATAATTATGCTGCCGACCGGTCATCCGCTTTATATAAACTGAGGCGGACGCATGGAACGGATTATGGCAGCGAAACGATTTCGTTTTCCAGGAACCAGTTACAGTCGATGTTTGATGGAAAGCAAATATTGAATGTAAAAAGAGAATGA
- a CDS encoding M23 family metallopeptidase, giving the protein MAKFFFLSVLLLTGAVSQAQLYKKPAYPQQYFRWPTLLNPDIVANMGELRSNHWHMGLDVRTNQKVNQQVVAAADGYIAFVGIEPLSWGRWIIINHPNGLSTLYGHLNDFRPDLEAYVKNYQYQEESWETHLTIPPGKFPVKKGDFISYSGTTGGSQGPHVHWEVIDTKSGRRLNPALFGTPFSDAYAPTLVKLVMYDRNNSSYDQYPGTFPLHKSGETYSVPGGMINTAYNHLSFAIQAYDTWNRAGNRDGIYSARLFFDGEELSAFYIDSIGYNSTRYMNCQVDYKMKANGGAWVQHISKLPGDRGGVYYDLGWNNNTIKLNDTSTHEVSILVSDTHGNTSTLSFRLQNNGAAPPAVKSYEWLPNRLSRIFKYDFEAYLPMFVLYDKMNPGYARLSSSGGGSVSARHKLGETNIPVHSDFEVRIKPEKPIAPELRDRVVIKRTGSNSTVKKASWNGDWVTALFRDFGTFEVFTDNIPPSINSLGSGDVVDLSRASRIAFTPTDNSGIADFRAEIDGRWIRFTNDKGRTYLYYFDEKVTPGEHTLFVTVTDIAGNKTERSWKFRRGGGAAAATPVKKASSGKQTVTKKTTASRSKTAVKASGKKPTSGSRKKK; this is encoded by the coding sequence ATGGCAAAGTTTTTTTTCCTCTCCGTACTCTTGTTAACCGGTGCTGTTTCACAAGCCCAGCTCTACAAAAAGCCGGCGTACCCCCAGCAATATTTCCGGTGGCCGACGTTATTGAACCCGGACATTGTTGCAAACATGGGGGAACTGCGTTCCAATCACTGGCACATGGGGCTGGACGTGCGTACCAATCAAAAGGTGAACCAGCAGGTGGTAGCTGCCGCAGACGGCTATATTGCCTTTGTGGGGATTGAACCGCTGAGCTGGGGTCGCTGGATCATCATCAACCATCCCAACGGATTGTCCACGCTCTACGGCCATCTGAATGATTTCCGCCCCGATCTTGAAGCATATGTAAAGAATTATCAGTACCAGGAAGAATCCTGGGAAACGCATCTCACCATTCCCCCCGGAAAATTCCCTGTAAAAAAAGGTGACTTTATATCGTACAGCGGCACTACCGGCGGCTCACAGGGGCCGCATGTTCATTGGGAGGTCATTGATACCAAATCCGGCAGGCGCCTGAACCCGGCATTGTTCGGCACACCGTTTTCCGATGCCTATGCGCCTACATTGGTGAAGCTCGTCATGTACGACCGCAATAACAGCAGTTACGATCAGTACCCGGGAACATTTCCCCTTCATAAATCGGGGGAGACCTACTCCGTGCCCGGTGGCATGATCAATACGGCCTATAATCATCTCAGCTTTGCGATCCAGGCTTATGATACCTGGAACAGGGCGGGCAACCGGGATGGTATTTACAGCGCCCGGCTCTTTTTTGACGGGGAAGAACTTTCCGCTTTTTATATTGACAGCATCGGCTACAATAGCACCCGCTATATGAACTGCCAGGTCGATTATAAAATGAAGGCCAATGGCGGTGCATGGGTACAGCATATATCCAAACTTCCCGGCGACCGTGGTGGCGTTTATTATGATCTCGGCTGGAATAATAATACCATTAAGCTGAACGATACCAGCACACACGAAGTAAGCATCCTTGTAAGCGACACTCATGGCAATACCTCCACCCTTTCCTTCCGGCTGCAGAACAATGGTGCAGCCCCGCCGGCTGTCAAAAGCTATGAATGGCTGCCCAACCGGCTCAGCCGCATTTTCAAATATGATTTTGAGGCCTACCTTCCCATGTTTGTTCTCTATGATAAAATGAACCCGGGGTATGCAAGACTGTCTTCAAGCGGCGGCGGCAGCGTTTCTGCCCGGCATAAGCTGGGGGAAACCAATATCCCCGTGCACAGCGATTTTGAGGTACGCATCAAACCCGAAAAACCCATAGCTCCTGAGCTCCGGGACCGTGTGGTGATCAAAAGGACCGGCAGCAACAGTACGGTTAAAAAAGCCAGCTGGAACGGCGATTGGGTTACTGCACTGTTCCGGGATTTTGGTACGTTCGAAGTATTTACAGACAACATTCCACCCTCCATTAATTCATTGGGAAGCGGTGATGTGGTGGATCTCAGCCGCGCGTCACGCATTGCGTTCACACCAACGGACAATTCCGGTATCGCCGATTTCCGGGCGGAAATAGACGGCCGCTGGATCCGGTTCACGAATGACAAAGGCAGAACCTACCTCTATTATTTTGATGAAAAAGTGACCCCGGGTGAACATACGCTTTTTGTAACTGTTACTGATATTGCAGGCAACAAAACCGAAAGAAGCTGGAAGTTCAGAAGAGGGGGAGGCGCAGCCGCCGCAACCCCGGTGAAAAAAGCAAGCTCCGGTAAACAGACAGTCACTAAAAAGACTACTGCATCCCGGTCAAAAACGGCTGTCAAAGCTTCCGGAAAAAAACCCACATCCGGAAGCAGGAAGAAAAAATAA
- a CDS encoding S8 family serine peptidase yields MKKIITTVCVFFFLLNLVTAQQVKPKIKDWHYLDYKADGYRGISLKQAYALLKGRKSIPVIVAVIDSGIDTLQPDLKPVLWQNPGEIPNNNKDDDGNGLTDDYYGWNYLGAPDGENLSVSISDDWRTYHRFKAQFEGKDSAAIPKDQQWHYREWQRAGRTLTADFDSASAVIDNLRANWELANSTNEQLKKILNKEVFTGKDLDSVPVSIANRELLTIWKRILAQEDMSNAGFMKGFGDYKKEQEDNLVKRTTAPEDYRGKLLQDDDYDITKTKYGNHNLSGFAGYHGTSVSSVIGAVRNNGTGIDGIADNVKIMMIRGILGKDEFDKDVALSIRYAVDHGAKVINMSFGKYISPDKKWVDEAIEYALSKDVVLVHGAGNDATDTDTEDHYPSSYTVANRFLPNLLQVGASGDASLGTLVAGFSNYGKKKVDVFAPGLDIHCAIAGNGTQMASGTSLSSPVVAGIAALLRSYFPKLKAAEVVDIIRRSGTTVEEPVDKPGSGGKKVPLSELCSSGRIVNAAGAVKMALDRENGGW; encoded by the coding sequence ATGAAGAAGATCATCACCACGGTTTGCGTTTTCTTTTTTTTGCTAAACCTTGTCACGGCGCAGCAGGTGAAACCAAAAATAAAAGACTGGCATTATCTGGATTATAAAGCGGACGGCTACCGTGGCATCAGTTTAAAACAGGCTTATGCACTTTTGAAGGGGCGCAAAAGCATCCCTGTCATTGTAGCGGTTATCGACAGTGGCATCGACACCTTGCAGCCGGATCTGAAACCGGTGCTCTGGCAAAACCCCGGGGAGATCCCCAATAACAATAAAGATGATGATGGCAACGGGCTGACTGATGATTATTATGGATGGAACTACCTGGGCGCGCCGGACGGGGAAAATCTTTCGGTAAGCATCAGTGACGACTGGCGCACCTACCATCGGTTTAAAGCACAGTTTGAAGGTAAAGACAGTGCCGCGATCCCCAAAGACCAGCAGTGGCATTACCGGGAGTGGCAACGGGCCGGCAGGACGCTGACGGCGGATTTTGACAGTGCTTCAGCGGTCATTGATAACCTGCGTGCAAACTGGGAGCTGGCAAACAGCACCAATGAGCAGCTGAAGAAAATACTGAACAAGGAAGTTTTTACAGGAAAAGACCTGGACAGTGTCCCGGTTTCGATCGCCAACAGGGAGCTGCTGACGATCTGGAAGCGGATACTCGCTCAGGAGGACATGAGCAATGCCGGTTTTATGAAAGGGTTCGGAGATTACAAAAAGGAGCAGGAAGATAATCTTGTAAAACGGACGACGGCTCCCGAGGATTACCGGGGTAAGCTGCTGCAGGATGATGACTATGATATAACAAAAACAAAATACGGGAATCACAACCTGTCCGGGTTTGCCGGGTATCATGGAACCAGCGTCAGCAGCGTGATAGGGGCCGTCCGGAATAACGGGACAGGCATTGATGGGATCGCAGACAACGTAAAGATCATGATGATCCGGGGGATCCTGGGCAAGGATGAGTTTGATAAAGACGTGGCCCTGTCAATACGGTATGCCGTGGATCATGGTGCAAAAGTGATCAATATGAGCTTTGGCAAGTACATTTCCCCGGATAAAAAGTGGGTGGATGAAGCGATTGAATACGCCCTGTCGAAGGATGTGGTCCTTGTTCACGGAGCGGGGAATGATGCGACGGATACTGACACAGAGGATCACTATCCCAGTTCCTATACCGTCGCGAACCGTTTTTTGCCCAACCTGCTCCAGGTAGGTGCCAGCGGGGATGCCAGCCTGGGCACGCTGGTAGCGGGTTTCAGCAACTACGGAAAGAAAAAAGTAGATGTATTTGCCCCTGGCCTCGACATTCATTGCGCCATTGCCGGCAATGGTACACAGATGGCGAGCGGTACCAGCCTTTCGAGTCCGGTGGTAGCGGGCATTGCTGCCCTGCTGCGTTCCTATTTTCCAAAACTGAAGGCTGCTGAGGTAGTTGATATCATTCGCAGATCCGGGACCACGGTAGAAGAGCCTGTAGATAAACCGGGATCCGGGGGAAAAAAAGTACCGCTTTCCGAATTATGCAGTTCCGGAAGGATCGTAAATGCCGCGGGGGCGGTAAAGATGGCACTCGATCGTGAGAACGGAGGCTGGTAA
- the bcp gene encoding thioredoxin-dependent thiol peroxidase yields MATHLKEGDKAPFFTGTDQNGKKIALKDLKGQKVVLYFYPEDDTPTCTIQACNLRDNYALLKKEGLQILGISPDEVSKHKKFEAKFSLPFSLIADPSHAIIEKYGVWGEKQMFGNKYMGLHRTTFVIDENGVIRKIFLRPRSAKHAEEIIKSLKS; encoded by the coding sequence ATGGCAACACATTTGAAAGAAGGAGATAAAGCCCCCTTTTTTACCGGTACGGACCAGAACGGAAAAAAGATCGCGCTAAAAGATCTTAAAGGTCAGAAAGTGGTCCTCTATTTTTATCCTGAAGATGATACCCCTACCTGTACCATACAGGCCTGTAACCTGCGCGACAACTATGCATTACTGAAAAAAGAAGGTTTGCAGATCCTGGGTATTAGTCCGGATGAGGTCAGCAAGCATAAAAAATTTGAAGCAAAATTCTCATTGCCCTTTTCACTGATCGCGGATCCTTCACATGCCATTATTGAAAAATATGGCGTCTGGGGTGAGAAGCAGATGTTTGGGAACAAATATATGGGCCTGCACCGGACCACCTTTGTTATTGATGAGAATGGTGTGATCCGAAAAATATTTTTAAGACCCCGCAGCGCCAAACATGCGGAGGAAATCATCAAAAGCCTGAAGAGCTGA
- a CDS encoding YcxB family protein yields MEPFTIQSIVPEKAYNTYVTTAVLNHLPGLLYLIFGLICWVLAVVVCDSGTDLDVERAGYLFLIGLLFIQNPVNRILKARRAFKKEPIPPAEMTFLEDRVIMKTRFEEGFIKWDGFIAGRETAVFLILYQTRQGAYFLLKSLFTPEQLAFIKSRVRTVAS; encoded by the coding sequence ATGGAACCCTTTACGATTCAAAGTATTGTTCCGGAAAAAGCATACAACACCTATGTGACCACCGCTGTCCTGAATCATCTTCCCGGCTTGCTCTATCTTATTTTTGGTCTGATCTGCTGGGTGCTGGCCGTCGTGGTCTGCGACTCCGGGACAGATCTCGACGTGGAACGCGCGGGATACCTCTTCCTGATCGGTCTTCTTTTTATTCAGAATCCGGTGAACAGGATCCTTAAGGCCCGCCGTGCCTTTAAGAAAGAACCGATACCACCTGCTGAAATGACCTTTCTGGAAGACCGCGTGATCATGAAGACCCGGTTTGAAGAAGGCTTCATAAAATGGGATGGATTTATCGCCGGCAGGGAAACGGCGGTATTTTTGATACTTTACCAAACCAGGCAGGGCGCCTATTTTCTTCTGAAGTCACTGTTCACCCCGGAACAACTGGCATTTATAAAATCCAGGGTACGGACGGTTGCATCCTGA
- the carB gene encoding carbamoyl-phosphate synthase large subunit, producing the protein MPKDTSIKTVLIIGSGPIVIGQACEFDYSGTQAARSLREEGIKVILVNSNPATIMTDPMMADRVYLLPLTTESIEQILQENEIDAVLPTMGGQTALNLCKEAEELGLWKEYNVRLIGVDIKAIDKAEDRELFRQWMIELGIQVATAKTANSFLEGKEFAQEIGFPLVIRPSFTLGGTGGGFVHDKDELDEALNRGLQASPIHEVLVEKAVLGWKEFELELLRDSANNVCIICTVENFDPMGVHTGDSITVAPSMTLSDTGMQLMRNTAIRMMRDLGNFSGGCNVQFAMNPETEEIIAIEINPRVSRSSALASKATGYPIAKIAAKLAIGYNLDELENQITKTTSAYFEPALDYVIVKIPRWNFDKFKGANDTLGLQMKSVGEVMAIGRSFNEAVQKACQSLENNAIGLGYYGKSMMHAEELLEYIKTPKWDRIFRIKDALMAGISVGTISKATNGIDRWFLSEIQKLCVLEKKIAEYTLETLPAELLRDAKVNGFSDAQIAEIMGHGNTEEAVYTRRKDLGINRVYKMVDTCSAEFEAKTPYFYSTFDAPAKSDLSAGDLVHNESTVSDKKKIIVLGSGPNRIGQGIEFDYCCVHGLLAIKEAGYEAIMMNCNPETVSTDFDMADKLYFEPVYWEHVRELIEYEKPAGVIVQLGGQTALKLAEKIKDMGVEIMGTSFDNMDIAEDRGRFSDMLKELKIPYPEYGAAWTVDEAVQIANRVGYPVLVRPSYVLGGQRMRIVLNDDEVERAVISLLKHIPGNKILIDHFLDRCQEAEVDAIYDGENFHVMGVMEHIEPAGIHSGDSNAVLPAFNLTPMEVTTMEHYAEKIAKALDIRGLINIQFAIKDGTVYVIEANPRASRTTPFIAKAYQIPYLNIATKVMIGANKLTDFKFEKKLRGYAIKEPVFSFSKFPGVNKELGPEMKSTGEAIRFIKDLKDPYFRQLYKDRSMFLSK; encoded by the coding sequence ATGCCCAAAGATACTTCCATTAAAACGGTATTGATTATTGGTTCCGGCCCCATTGTGATCGGCCAGGCTTGTGAATTTGACTACTCCGGCACCCAGGCGGCCCGCAGTCTGCGGGAAGAAGGGATAAAAGTGATCCTGGTCAACAGCAACCCTGCCACCATTATGACCGATCCGATGATGGCAGACCGTGTATACCTGTTGCCGCTGACCACAGAAAGTATAGAACAGATCCTGCAAGAAAATGAGATTGATGCGGTATTACCTACAATGGGAGGTCAGACAGCGCTGAATCTTTGTAAGGAAGCCGAAGAGCTGGGCCTGTGGAAAGAATACAATGTGCGGCTGATCGGAGTGGACATCAAAGCGATCGATAAAGCAGAGGACCGGGAATTGTTCCGCCAGTGGATGATCGAACTGGGCATCCAGGTAGCCACGGCAAAAACGGCCAACTCCTTCCTGGAAGGTAAAGAATTTGCCCAGGAGATCGGGTTCCCGCTGGTGATCCGCCCTTCTTTTACACTGGGAGGCACCGGTGGCGGCTTTGTACATGATAAAGATGAGCTGGATGAAGCGCTGAACCGGGGGTTACAGGCTTCCCCCATTCATGAAGTGCTGGTGGAAAAAGCAGTGCTGGGCTGGAAGGAGTTTGAGCTGGAGCTGTTGAGGGATTCTGCCAATAATGTATGTATCATTTGTACCGTAGAAAATTTTGACCCGATGGGTGTGCACACGGGGGATTCCATTACCGTGGCACCTTCCATGACACTGAGCGATACCGGGATGCAACTGATGCGGAATACGGCCATCCGTATGATGCGGGATCTCGGCAATTTTTCCGGAGGTTGTAATGTGCAGTTTGCCATGAACCCCGAAACCGAGGAGATCATTGCCATCGAGATCAATCCCCGGGTAAGCCGCTCTTCGGCCCTTGCCTCAAAAGCCACTGGTTATCCCATTGCGAAGATCGCCGCCAAACTGGCCATCGGCTATAACCTGGATGAGCTGGAAAACCAGATCACCAAAACCACTTCGGCCTATTTTGAACCGGCGCTGGACTATGTAATTGTAAAGATCCCCCGCTGGAACTTTGATAAATTTAAGGGGGCCAACGATACCCTTGGCCTGCAGATGAAAAGCGTGGGCGAGGTAATGGCCATTGGCCGCAGTTTTAATGAAGCGGTGCAGAAAGCCTGCCAGAGCCTGGAAAATAATGCCATCGGCCTGGGATATTATGGCAAAAGCATGATGCATGCGGAAGAGTTGCTGGAATACATCAAAACACCGAAATGGGATCGTATTTTCCGCATCAAGGATGCCCTGATGGCGGGTATTTCTGTAGGCACCATTTCAAAAGCGACCAACGGGATCGACCGCTGGTTCCTTTCCGAGATCCAGAAACTTTGCGTGCTGGAAAAGAAAATTGCGGAGTACACCCTGGAAACCCTGCCGGCAGAATTGCTGCGGGACGCCAAGGTGAACGGCTTCAGCGATGCCCAGATCGCCGAGATCATGGGGCATGGAAATACAGAAGAAGCCGTATACACTCGCAGAAAAGACCTGGGCATCAACCGGGTTTATAAAATGGTGGATACCTGCAGCGCAGAGTTTGAAGCAAAAACCCCTTATTTCTATTCCACTTTTGACGCACCTGCCAAATCGGACCTGAGCGCAGGCGACCTGGTGCATAATGAATCGACCGTTTCTGATAAGAAAAAGATCATTGTACTGGGCAGCGGTCCCAACCGTATCGGCCAGGGCATTGAGTTTGACTACTGCTGCGTGCACGGATTACTGGCCATTAAAGAGGCCGGCTATGAAGCCATCATGATGAACTGTAACCCCGAAACAGTGAGTACGGATTTCGACATGGCGGATAAATTGTATTTTGAGCCGGTGTACTGGGAGCATGTGCGGGAACTGATCGAATACGAAAAACCTGCTGGAGTGATCGTACAGCTCGGCGGGCAAACCGCCCTGAAGCTGGCGGAGAAGATCAAGGATATGGGTGTGGAGATCATGGGCACCAGCTTCGACAATATGGATATCGCAGAAGACCGCGGCCGGTTCAGCGATATGCTGAAGGAATTAAAGATCCCTTACCCGGAATACGGTGCCGCATGGACGGTTGATGAAGCGGTGCAGATCGCCAACCGGGTGGGATATCCCGTACTGGTGCGTCCCTCCTATGTATTGGGCGGGCAACGGATGCGGATCGTACTGAATGATGATGAAGTGGAAAGAGCGGTGATCAGCCTGCTGAAACACATCCCGGGCAATAAGATCCTGATCGATCATTTCCTCGACCGTTGCCAGGAGGCAGAAGTGGATGCAATCTATGACGGAGAAAATTTTCACGTAATGGGGGTAATGGAGCATATTGAACCCGCAGGTATTCATAGCGGTGACAGTAACGCGGTACTGCCGGCCTTCAATCTTACTCCGATGGAAGTGACCACCATGGAGCATTACGCGGAGAAGATTGCAAAAGCACTGGACATCCGCGGTCTGATCAACATCCAGTTCGCGATCAAAGACGGAACCGTATATGTAATCGAGGCCAACCCGCGTGCTTCCCGTACCACACCGTTCATCGCCAAGGCGTACCAGATCCCTTATCTCAACATTGCCACCAAGGTAATGATCGGGGCAAACAAGCTGACCGATTTCAAATTCGAAAAGAAGCTCAGGGGGTACGCGATCAAAGAACCGGTATTCAGCTTTAGTAAATTTCCGGGTGTCAACAAAGAGCTGGGCCCCGAAATGAAGAGCACGGGTGAAGCGATCCGCTTTATCAAAGACCTGAAAGATCCTTATTTCAGACAATTATATAAAGACCGGAGCATGTTCCTGAGTAAATAA
- a CDS encoding Uma2 family endonuclease, with protein sequence MGAVFATAGAGRRHHIIFKNTLGQLYMLLSGNDCQPYGSDMRIHIPENTLFTYPDISIICGDMVAPAEDENTAVLPAVLIEILPPLQKIMTAAENSGCAVISLL encoded by the coding sequence CTGGGAGCCGTTTTTGCTACGGCTGGTGCAGGGCGAAGACATCATATAATATTTAAAAACACATTGGGGCAATTATACATGCTCCTTAGCGGAAATGACTGTCAGCCCTATGGCAGCGACATGCGCATCCATATACCCGAAAATACATTGTTTACCTACCCGGATATATCGATCATCTGCGGGGATATGGTTGCTCCTGCCGAAGATGAAAACACCGCAGTGCTGCCGGCAGTATTGATTGAGATCCTACCCCCGCTGCAAAAGATTATGACCGCGGCGGAAAATTCAGGCTGTGCCGTGATATCCCTTCTTTAA
- a CDS encoding DUF1572 family protein, producing the protein MLNSVLADFYERDLRRLLEEIHLFKREEDLWKLYGSVKNPAGNLALHIIGGSNYLFGTVLAKTGYIRDRDAEFSGKHVARTQLVTELETLIPLITQTVRKLDMDAEYPIAFDDAKRPNHYVMVQLLAHLNYHLGQVNYLRRMLEPA; encoded by the coding sequence ATGTTAAACAGTGTACTGGCTGATTTTTACGAGCGGGATCTCCGCCGGCTGCTGGAGGAGATCCATTTATTTAAAAGAGAAGAAGATCTGTGGAAATTATACGGATCGGTGAAAAACCCGGCAGGCAATCTTGCTCTTCATATTATTGGAGGGTCGAATTACCTTTTTGGTACTGTACTTGCTAAAACCGGTTATATCCGTGACCGTGATGCCGAATTTTCAGGGAAACATGTGGCCAGAACCCAGCTGGTAACAGAACTGGAAACACTGATCCCACTGATCACTCAAACAGTGCGCAAACTGGATATGGATGCGGAATACCCGATCGCTTTTGATGATGCGAAACGGCCCAATCATTATGTAATGGTGCAGCTGCTGGCGCATTTGAATTATCACCTGGGGCAGGTAAATTATTTGCGCCGCATGCTGGAACCGGCTTAA
- a CDS encoding DUF4157 domain-containing protein, with protein MTPFRIKENSWIARLAAGKLKSKNVALVIGRTIYLYGATKAAFLADERWVRHELKHIEQYQRYGLLRFLFKYLVESVKHGYYNNVLEKEARAAERDELIATRFTLKNKKSGMT; from the coding sequence ATGACCCCTTTCCGCATCAAAGAAAATTCATGGATCGCCCGGCTGGCAGCCGGAAAGCTGAAATCAAAAAATGTGGCCCTGGTCATTGGTCGTACCATTTACCTGTACGGAGCCACAAAAGCAGCCTTCCTGGCCGATGAGCGCTGGGTACGGCATGAGCTGAAACATATCGAACAATACCAGCGTTATGGGCTACTGCGTTTCCTGTTTAAATACCTTGTTGAGTCTGTAAAACATGGTTACTATAACAATGTATTGGAAAAGGAAGCCCGGGCTGCAGAGCGGGATGAGTTGATCGCCACACGGTTCACACTTAAAAACAAAAAATCCGGAATGACGTAG
- a CDS encoding DUF4476 domain-containing protein, protein MKHKLCYLLLLFPLIAKTQSTIQVKNTLNHSFNIVLENEEAYFEESGATIAVANLVPGNYYLKIWDPYFAEASVCETIINIRSGQRVTVWVRENMKLEQTVEMLKTRPTGNIPSVQKPVSPQLPVYNRLPKMKDQDARALAASINGKVFDNDKEAIFRAGTKYNSFTTAQVRELINSFQFEENKLKMAKLIFPQVQDKQNYHQLKDCFQYIGWQSDFLKFLNQQ, encoded by the coding sequence ATGAAACACAAGCTCTGTTATCTGCTGCTGCTATTTCCGCTGATCGCAAAAACACAGTCCACCATCCAGGTAAAAAATACCTTGAACCATAGCTTTAATATCGTTCTGGAAAATGAAGAAGCCTATTTTGAGGAAAGCGGGGCAACAATAGCGGTTGCCAACCTGGTGCCCGGTAACTATTATTTAAAAATATGGGACCCTTATTTTGCGGAAGCATCTGTTTGTGAAACTATAATTAATATCCGGTCCGGTCAGCGGGTAACGGTATGGGTCCGGGAAAATATGAAGCTGGAACAGACAGTAGAAATGCTGAAAACAAGACCCACAGGAAATATACCCTCTGTTCAAAAGCCGGTAAGCCCGCAGTTGCCGGTTTATAACAGGTTGCCAAAAATGAAAGACCAGGATGCCCGCGCGCTTGCAGCCTCCATCAACGGAAAGGTGTTTGATAATGATAAAGAGGCCATTTTCCGTGCAGGAACAAAGTACAATTCATTTACAACAGCGCAGGTACGGGAGCTGATCAACAGCTTTCAGTTTGAAGAGAACAAACTGAAAATGGCAAAATTGATATTTCCGCAGGTGCAGGACAAACAGAACTACCACCAGCTAAAAGATTGTTTTCAATATATAGGGTGGCAGTCTGATTTCCTTAAATTTTTAAATCAGCAATAA